One window of Bacteroidota bacterium genomic DNA carries:
- a CDS encoding type II toxin-antitoxin system RelE/ParE family toxin produces the protein MEYSIFIKVKAKKELLKLNQKDRNRIIVLIDSLKNNPRPTSCLKLQGDNSVYRLRSGVFRILYLIEDDKLIIEVIKIGHRKQIYRKK, from the coding sequence ATGGAATACTCAATCTTTATAAAAGTAAAAGCTAAAAAAGAACTTCTCAAATTAAACCAAAAGGATAGAAATCGGATTATTGTACTAATAGACTCCCTGAAAAATAATCCACGACCAACATCATGTTTGAAACTTCAAGGCGATAACTCTGTTTATAGATTAAGAAGTGGTGTGTTTAGAATTTTATATTTAATTGAAGATGACAAGTTAATTATTGAAGTCATTAAAATTGGTCATCGAAAGCAAATTTATAGGAAAAAATAG